In the Capra hircus breed San Clemente chromosome 17, ASM170441v1, whole genome shotgun sequence genome, AACATATGTCAACTTTTATGTTGTGAATGCTTTTCAGGTCAAAAGTCCTCTTTACAAATTAAGACAGAGAGGCATGCCCGGTTACATTCGTGTTCAAAGCTGCACAGCTAGGAACAGCTCACAATTTTTCTGTCAACCTAAAGAACTAAAGTttatgaaaaagtaaaacatataGATTCATgccattaaaaaagagagagagagatagaaattacgtttgtgtgtatgtgtgcgtaaACCTAGAAAAATACCTCGTAAGACTACACCAAAGTAGTTATGGTTGTAGTCTTTGCGGTTTAGGATCAGAGGTGGACTAAACAATGCTTCCGGATTTTTCTGACTGTTTCTGTTTGCTATATACATGTACTGCTGCAAGGATCATAGGAGACTATAAAACAATTTCATCCAcaatgaaaagaggaaaaggaaaccagAAATCTATCTGTAATTGTGATTAGTCTTGGGTGAAGTACTAACGTGGGTTTaaaagccgattatacagagtaaaataagccagaaagaaaaacaccaacacagtatactaacatatatatatggaatttagaaagatggtaatgataaccctgtacgcGAAACAgttaaagagacacagatgtatagaacagacttttggactctgtgggagagggagagggtgggatgatttgggagaatggcactgaaacatgtatactatcatgtaagaaacaaatcaccagtctaggttcgatacaggatacaggatgcttggggctggtgcactgggatgacccagagagatgatatggggagagaggtgggaggggggttcaggtttgggaactcatgtacacccgtggcggattcaaaaaaatgtatggcaaaaccatacagtattgtaaagtaaaataaaaaaaataataataataaataaaataaaaataaataaataaaagcagcttTTCAGACTACAGTCTGAAGACAGACCAGACATGCTAGTCTGCCTGGTAAAGGCAGGGAGTAATTCTGGGATTCTGGAGGAGAAAGCTGAGAGACCTGACAGTTTGTGGGATCGCAGGAGCGTTTCATTTGCAGAGAGACAAACTAGAAACAAAGATTCAGGACAAAACTCCTCCCTTTCAAAGAACCGAaaccagcagcagcatagctccTCCCTGCCAGTGAAATGAAACTTAACAGCCCCCTAGACGCAGGCAGCAGAGGAGACAGAAGCTCACAGCTTCAGGCAGCAGCTCCTCCGCCTCTGGCTCTCCAGTCCCCAGTGTCATGATGGAGCTCAGAAATACTCCGGCCAGCTCTCTAGACAAGTTCATCGAAGACAACCTCCTGTCAAACACGGAGTTCCGCACGCAGGTCAACCAAGCCATCGACACCATCTGCACTTTCCTGAAGGAGAGGTGTTTCCGACTTGCCCCTCGCCCCATTCGGGTGTCCAAAGTTGTGAAGGTGAGTCCAGAACTGCCTCACTGGGGAGAAGGGGGGCTGGTGAGCAAGCCTTTCCACAGAAACAGAGAGCAAGAGGTTGAGGTCTCTAGGGCTGGTGGTTTCTGATTTATCCCTGCCAAAACTATATCCACACTTGTGAAAATAGCTTCTGGGGTGAGGGCATCCatctgtaaatttttaaaattaatttatttgttttaattggaggatgattacaATATTGCGATAGCTTTTGccgtacatcagcatgaatcagccacaggtgtccATGTGTCCCCgccatcctgaagcccctcccgctccctccccactccatccctctgggttgtcccagagccccagctttgggtgccctgcctcatgcatcgaacttaACAAATGCCCTGATGAAGTGTATAAATCACCTCTGAAACATCCACTAGGCAAccattaaaagaaagagaaagataaagaaactatgtgagtgtgtgtgaatgtgtgtgtgttgaccAAGAAAGAAATCTCACAAGAGGTCCAGAATCAGCAGTTAGAAAATGCTCCTGCTCTCAACTGTGGGCTCAGCTCCCCCCAGCTCTACCTGTAGGCAGAGTTTGATGTCCTGCCTGCCTCTGATGCCCTGGGTGAGTGCTCCCAGTCATAAGGCATTTCAGCCTTTGTCTTAAGTTGGGGCTTATTCTGGTCTCTCTTCAGTTCCCTGAGCAGAAAATGCTCACACTTTGAGAGTCTTATGGCATTAAAATAGGCAAACTGAAACCCACCTGTATCAACAATCCACCAGTCTTTGACAGGCTAAGGTTTCACCAGTTCTGCAGAGTCACGAGCTGGTTAAGTGTATACGTTTTGAAAGAGGATAGCACCTGTTGGCTGTgaaatcttgggcaagtcacctaaACCTCTGTGCCTCCGTTTCCTTATCCAGAATTTTCAGGACCTCACGGGCTTGCAGGTCAAATAAACTAAGGAATGGGCCGCTTTAAGTATTAATCATGTCAGATCATAAAACAACAGGGAGTAAAGATCATGGATCCGGGGGAAAAAACGGTGTGAACTGCATCTCTGTcacctactagctgtgtgacttgacTGATAACATGATCTCTCTCAGCATCTGTTTCCCCATCCAGAAGATGACAACAGATAATAACAGTGGCTAGATCTCAGAGTTCTTGTGAGCATTCTAGGAGTTACATCCACTAATGCTTTCAGAGCAGTGGCTAGCACTCAAAATGTTAGTGATTGCTCTCAGCATTTCATTTAGGGAGGCTCTTCTCAATGAAATGTGTCAATACTCATTCTTATCACCTTTTTAGGGCGGCTCCTCAGGCAAAGGCACGACCCTCAGGGGACGATCAGATGCTGACCTCGTTGTCTTCCTCACCAATCTGAAAAGTTTTCGGGAACAGCTTCAGCGCCGAGGACAATTCATTGAAGAAATCAGAATACAGCTGGAAGCCTGTCAAAGAGAGGAAAGATTTAAAGTGGAGTTTGAGGTCCAGAAACAGCAGAATCCCCGCGCTCTCAGCTTTGTGCTGAGGTCTCCCAAGCTCAACCAGGCGGTGGAGTTTGATGTCCTGCCTGCCTTTGATGCCCTGGGTGAGTGCTCCCAGCCACAAGTTCTTACACTCTTTGTCCTATGCCAGGGCTTCTTCCGCTCTCTTTCCTTGTCTCTGAGCAGAAATGTCTCTCACTTTGAGACTCTTTATAACCAAGGTATCCCTTCAAGTGCGAGGAGACCCCAGCGTCTTTCCTGGGACAAGAATGCCCAGGGTCACGCTCAGCCACTGAAGTGGCTGAGTTAAACAACATATTGGTGCAATTGGGGGGATCAAGATATTTGTATAGAATACCTGCCAGGCTTACTAGTTTGACTTTTGGCAAACTGTGTGATCTCTTTCTAAAAACTAGGTCTAGGATAACCTCAAtatgttaatttcattttctatgtAAAATGTGAGGCAACCATTCAAACTTTTATTGAGGGTGGGAATCTTGAGATGATGTGCAGGAGCACTGGGACAGGAAGCAATTCATTCTTTGAGGCTCAGTTTCCACTGTGAACCTtagatgtggggcttccctggcggctcagtggttaagaatgcagcTGGGAAGCagaagatgtaggttcgatccaggaagatcccctggagaaggaaatggcaacccactccagtattcctgcctgggaaatcccatggacagaggagcctggcagactacagcccagaGGGTCGCAGTGAGTCGGactggacttagcaactgagcaggaGCCCAGACTTGGAGGCCCAAGGCCTATTCCATGGCCTAAATGAGACAGACAGAGAGCCTCTCTCCTGCAGCCTGACCATGTGAACACCAGGAATGAGATGATAACTCGCTGTGACACAAATGAAATAGGGTGACCCAAGAGAGCAATGGGGAATCAGAGGACTTTGGAGACAGGGTGACAAAGGAGGTGACCTCTGACCTGAGGCCTGAGGGGTGAGAAGAGGCCAAGCACTCAAAGATCTGGGGgtccagaggaggaaacagcaagtgcGCAGACAGGAATGAAGGTGGCATATTGGGAGAAGTGAAGCAACCAGGGGAGGCAGCGGCAAAGGGATTGAGGCAGGAGGGAAGACGAAGGAGGAGACAGGTCTCACCATCCGCGTGGGCCACTGTGAGGACTTGGGATTTTACCCAGAGGTCCTGGGAAGCAAGAAGTGGAAGGCTCAGGTGTAAAGGGCTCTATATGGGCTGTGGAGGATCCAGGGAGGAGGGTGCCGCCACCTCTGCTGAGTCCAGGTGAGAGACGATGGGTGATGGCGgtagaggcaggagaagggaggactgggaTGGACCTCAGGCCTCCTGGCTGTGGGCCTGCTGACCTCCCCACTGTCCCCCTCGGCCAGTGAGTGTGTGTCCCCGGGGCGACAGAAAGAAACTCAGAAAAGAACTGACATTTAAACTTGAATTCATTCCCAACAGGTCAGTTGACCAAAGATTACAGACCTGACCCTGAAATCTACGTCCAGGTCATCCAAGAGTGCGAGAAACTGAGGAGAGAGGGCGAGTTCTCCCCCTGCTTCACGGAGCTGCAGAGAGCCTTCCTGAAGGAGCGTCCGGCCAAGCTGAAGAGCCTCATCCGCCTGGTGAAGCACTGGTACCAACTGGTACGGCCGGTCCCATCTGGGCAGAgagccgaggaggaggaggaggaggaggaggagggagagagtgaggccggagaggagggaggggtgagaggagggagggaaggagcagggagaggtgaggggaggagaagaaagaggagaggagggaggaggggaggaatcaGAAAGGAtgcgggaggcaggagggagccgGACAGAGACGGACAGAGAGGAGGGAAAGCGAGCCAGGAGGGAGAGATGATAGGAGGAACATGGAGGAGTAGACACTGgtcagaaggggaaaaaacatGGGGAAGAAGGGTGGGGTCTGGGACATTGCCAGTGGACTCAGGTATCTTCCTCTTCCAGGTTCTCCCATATCAGCATATGACAGCTCCATGCTGTGAGTTGTTCCAGACCAAACCATGGGCCTTTCTTATCTttttcataaacacacacacacaccccaccaatCCAGAAACGCCTTGGTCCTGTGTTAAATATCATCATCAACGGCCCTCTCGCCCCTGCTCCCAGGCTGGTCTCTCCTCTGCATTGGTCCACCAAGAAGGAAACTCTACTTcatcctcagggcctttgcatgagcttatttgtttgtttatcatctgtcttccctctgagaaTGTACATAAAAGTAggcatttgtttatttgtatgcATTGTGTAAATATATAATATGACACTGCATGttttattcactgctgctgccctagaacctagaacagtgcctggaataTAATAGGTTCTCAGTAAGCAATTATTCAATGAATTAATcagttcccccccacccccgccccaactCCCCTTTGCTCACTTCCTAGCTGTCTGAATCTGGGCAAATGAATTAACCTCTTGTCCTTCCCATTTTCTCCCTTGAAAAGAGTGGCATGGCGCAGCAACACTAAATCACATACCATGAGGCCATGCACACAGATGCTTCAGGTAGGATGCATGTTTGAAGAATATTAACCCCTCAACTCCATGGTacctctttccatttattttgtcaTCTTCAGTTGCTCTCATCAAAGTCAGGTATAGGTCTTTCAGTGTGGTTGAATTTATtcctagttaaaaaaaattttttaatgtaattgtaaatgggatggcttttaaatttctctaatgaggtggatgaaactggagcctattatacagagcgaagtaagccagaacaAAAACCACCAGTACactatactaacgcatatatatggaatttagaaagatggtaacaacaaccctgtatgcgagacagcaaaagagacacagatgttggaACAgccttttgggctctgtgggagagggcaaggctgggatgatgtgggagatggtactgaaacatgtaaattatcacatgtgaaatgaatcgccagtccaggttcgatgcatgagacagggtgcccggggctggtgcactgggatgacccagagggatgagatagggagggaggggggcgggggcttcagcatggggaacacatgtacacccatggctgattcatgtcaatttatggcaaaaccaatacaatattgtaaagtaaataaatatagctgagattaaaataataaataactttCTCATTGTGATAGTTTGTTACTCATATATAGAAACACAACATATTTCTATGTATTATTACCTGCAATCTTCctaaattcagtttttatttctaatagttttctggAGGTGCCTAGAGTTTCCTATGTATAGtgccatgtcatctgcaaatagcaaTAGTTAAACTTCCTTTCTAATTTGCATggatattgtttctttttcttgcctgattgccATGGatggacttccaatactatgttgaatgagTGTGAGGAGAGTGGGCATATGTGTCTTATtcttgattttaaagaaaaagctttcAGCCTTCACCACTGAGGGTGATGTCAGCTCTAGGCTGGTCATATGCGGCCTTTATTGAGTTATGTTCTCTCCATACCCACCTTGTTAAGAGTTTGTATGACAGTGGTTGttgaattttctcaatttttttctgtatatgggaaaataatcataagtttttatcctttattttgttaatagaAATGTATCtctttgattgatttgtggattctGACCTCCTCGCCTCACTGGACTATatccaacttgatcatgctgtgtgaccttgtaaTATGTTGGTGAATTTGCTTTGCTAATATCTTGTAGAGGATTTTCCCGTCTATGATCATCAGgcctgctgttttcttttttgtgttgcatttttctgcttttcgtgtaaaatgagtttggaatcATCTCCTCATCCTCACTTTTCTGCAATAGTTTGAGGATAGGCATTACCTCTTCTCCACACAAAAGCTGAACAAACTcatgtttctaatttgttcccTCTCCTCAGTGTAAGATGAAGTATGAGCATAAGCTGCCCCCACAGTATGCCCTGGAGCTGCTGACCATCTATGCCTGGGAACAAGGAAGCTCCGAACCAGAATTCAGCACAGCTCAGGGATTTCGGACTGTTTTGGCATTAATCCTGAAGCATCAGGACCTCTGCATCTACTGGAAAAAGTATTATGACTTGGAAAACCCTACGATTAGCCAATACCTGAGGAGACAACTTGCAAAACCCAGGTACTCTATCCGCACATGGCTTAGAGCCCCACATAAATGCAGCTCTGATTACAGCGGTGGCACCCTGGAAATGTAGGAAGAGGGAGGTTTCCACAATTATTGATCGTCATCTATTCTCAGTCACTATGCTGGGCACTTTACTCCTACCGTCTGATTGAAATAGTAACCTAGAACCCTGTgaggcaggcactgtgctaaccATTGATCACAGAggtatggaaaaagaagagcttgTGCGAACTTTACAGAAAGTGAGTGAAATAGCTAAAATTTGACTCAAATTGCAGTagctatgaaaagtgaaagtgaatgtgaagtcgctcagtcgtgtccgactctttgggataatgtgaactgtagcccaccaggctcctccgtccatggga is a window encoding:
- the LOC102190983 gene encoding 2'-5'-oligoadenylate synthase 1 isoform X4, coding for MMELRNTPASSLDKFIEDNLLSNTEFRTQVNQAIDTICTFLKERCFRLAPRPIRVSKVVKGGSSGKGTTLRGRSDADLVVFLTNLKSFREQLQRRGQFIEEIRIQLEACQREERFKVEFEVQKQQNPRALSFVLRSPKLNQAVEFDVLPAFDALGQLTKDYRPDPEIYVQVIQECEKLRREGEFSPCFTELQRAFLKERPAKLKSLIRLVKHWYQLCKMKYEHKLPPQYALELLTIYAWEQGSSEPEFSTAQGFRTVLALILKHQDLCIYWKKYYDLENPTISQYLRRQLAKPRPVILDPADPTGNVAGGDPQRWQLLAQEVTIWLKYSCCKNMDGTPVSTWNVPVVKNIQ